The genomic DNA GTACGATGGGGATGAACCCGAAGATCACAATCGTTTATCGGGTAATTCGGACCTCAGAACGGACTCAAAAGGTGAAAGTCATTGATACGTGGACGTTCAGCGGGTCAGAAATTTTTCCTACCAGTGTTCCGAATTTGGATACGATTGAGCCTCTCGTATTGAATTTCTGTGATTGCCCGATTGAAAATAGTAATGATACGTTCACCTATACCGTACAAATCATTGAGATCATTACCAATAACACAACCTTTGCGATATCTAGACAAGAAATCTCCGCCATTGTCGCACGAGGGGAAGCTGAGTAAGCACTCATCCAACATAGCGATTTTTAAAAAGGGCGACTCAGTGGGTCACCCTTTTCGTCGTTATGCCTTCGGATTAATCATCCTCGCGCTCTTCATCTAGGTTTTTGAAGAATAAAAAGGAAATTTATAGAAAAGAGTCGAAAGTTGTATGTATCTTGCATTTTTAGGAGGAATCGAATTTTGTTGAACTTTCCACAACCTGATGTCGAACAATTTTTTCAAACCTTTGGTATTCAAACCTTCACAGTCAGTCCCGATGAATCACAGCTTGTGTTCAGTACGAATTTGAATGGCAAGTATAACCTATGGGCGATGGACCTGCCGAACACATTTCCGTATCCACTCTCGTTCCATGACCAAAGCTGCAAATCCCTGGTTTATGACAAGAAGGGTGATTTCATATTAGCTGTGATTGATCAGGACGGTGATGAGAACGACCAAATCTATGCTCTGCCCCCTCAAGGTGGGTCGTTGTTGCCGATCAGGAAAATGGAAGGCGCACGCCACCAATTTCCGTTTTTATCGAAGGATGGAGAGCGTCTCTACTACACGTCAAACAAAGAAAACCAAACGTTCTTGAACAGCTATGTGTATGATTTGAAAAACGAGCAAGAGGAAGTAGTTGTTGAAGGCAAGGACGGTATGACCATCTTGTTTGATACAAGTCCGAATGAGGATAGCTTTCTCTTTTTAAAAGCTCTTTCAAATACATATGGACTCGTTTATGTGAAGCAGGGGGATGAGGAAATTCTGTTGACCCCGGCTACAGAGCCTGAACACACCGTGTCTGACGCCCTCTTTGTATCTGAAAACGAGATCTATTTCGTAACGAACTATGATGGTGATTTTTCATACTTGGCGAAATTCGACCTGGAAACGAGAGAATTTCAAAAGG from Pseudalkalibacillus sp. SCS-8 includes the following:
- a CDS encoding DUF4489 domain-containing protein, producing the protein MHEHTTIPFLKCGDILRANLPRQLSKKNPPINLAEVTVNLDGFETPGVLFNYSQILSFRTMGMNPKITIVYRVIRTSERTQKVKVIDTWTFSGSEIFPTSVPNLDTIEPLVLNFCDCPIENSNDTFTYTVQIIEIITNNTTFAISRQEISAIVARGEAE